The DNA region TACCGTGGCAAGGAGATTGAAGAAATGGATTTAAGCGGCATTTTGAATCGGCACCCCGAAATTGTAGTGGTAGACGAATTGGCGCACAGCAATAGCCACGGCAGCAAGAACAGTAAGCGCTGGCAAGATGTTTACGATTTGCTGGAAGCCGGAATCAGTGTAATTTCTGCGGTAAATATTCAGCACCTCGAAAGTATAAACGAAGAAATCGGCCAAATTACCGGCGTGGTTGTTACTGAACGGGTTCCTGATAAGATTTTGGAAATGGCCGATGAGCTTGTCAACATCGATTTAGCGGCTGACGAGCTAATTGGCCGGCTTAAGGAAGGCAAAATTTATGCAAAGGATAAGATCAATTCGGCATTAACCAACTTTTTTCAAGTGGATAAGATTTTGCAACTGCGAGAACTGGCACTGAAGGAAGCTGTTCATCAACTGGAAAGGAAAATTCAGACTGAAATTCCGAAGTCGGTAAAACTGCGCAAGGAAAGGTTTCTGGCGTGTATATCATCGAACCCGGAAACTGCTGGCGTCGTAATCAGAAAAACGGCCCGGCTGGCCTCCTACTATCGCTCGCCATGGATTGTGCTGTATGTACAAAGCGATGCCGAGCGTTTCGATAGGATTAAACTGGATAAGCAGCGGCATTTAATTAACCATTTTAAGCTGGCAACAACGCTCGGGGCAGAGGTGATGAAGCTGAAAAGCAACCGAATTACAGAAACGATCATTGATGTGGCTGCCGACAAAGAAATCAGCACAATTTGCATCGGCAAGCCACATTTAAATATCTTTCAGGTAATTATCAGAACAGCAATTTTTAACCAACTGTTGCGTAATTTAGCCGCAAAAGATATTGATTTGGTTGTGCTTTCTTAAAATGAATTATTGCCCTATTTACGCCTATATCATGCTTTTTGGAGTAGCTATATTTTAAAGCACTAACTGAAATTAAATACAAGAAACCATGAAAATAAAAACCAAGCTCCGTCTCGGATTCGGCTTCCTCTTTATAGTCGTTTTATCGTTTGGATTAATCGCTATATTCTTTTTGAACGAGCTTTCTGATAAGTCGAAAGTGATTCTAAAAGACAATTATAAATCGTTGCAGTACGTATCCGCCATGCGGAATATAATTGATAAAAACACTTTCCCGCTGCCTATTCAAGATGCTAAAAAATTTGAGAAGAACTTAACCGAGGAAAGTAAAAATATAACCGAGGATGGCGAAAAAATCGCTGTTCGGCGGTTGGCATCAGCGTACCAAGCTTTACAACGGGGTTTTACTAACGGAAACATGCGCACGTTACGCAGCACGCTTCAACAGATTGAACAAATTAATTTGCAGGCCATATATGCCAAAAACGAATTGGCAAACGCAAGTTCGGTACGGGCCAATCTTTATATTTCAATTGCCGCACTGTTCAGCTTTCTGATTTTATTTGTGTTCATTGTTAATTTTCCCGGTTTCGTAGCCAATCCGTTAGCGGAATTTACCGACGCCATTAAACAAATTGGCAAAAAGAACTACAAACAGCGCCTGCACTTTAAAAACGACGATGAGTTTACTGAACTGGCCGAAGCTTTTAATGGCATGGTGGTGAAACTGAACGAATGGGAAAACAGCAATCTTTCTAAGCTCAAATCTGAAAAATCGCGTATCGAAGCCATCATTGCCCAAATGCAGGATGCCATTATCGGTTTAAATGAGAAGGGTGAAGTGCTGTTTTTGAACCAGTTAGCGGCGAAGTTGATGAACCTTGACGAGAAAAAAGCGATTGGCCAAAATGTTGCCGAACTAATTAAAAAGAACGAGTTGCTCAAACGCATCATCAGCCCCGACACTGGGGATAAGACCCTAAAAATTTACGCAGATAACAAGGAATCGTATTTTCTGCTCGAGGATCGCGAAATCGTTATTCCTGTTTATGGCGAACAAGATGAACAAGCGCTTGTGGCGGCCTCAAAATCTGCCGGAAGCGTGTACATCTTAAAAAACATTACGCAGTTTAAGGAATTGGATGAAGCCAAAACCAATTTCATTGCGACGGTTTCGCACGAACTGAAAACGCCACTATCGTCGATTAAAATGAGCTTGAAGTTATTAAATGATGAACGAATTGGTGCGATGAATGATGAACAGATTCAGCTTTTGACCCACATCCGCGAAGATAGCGACCGACTATTGAAAATTACGGGCGAATTGCTCGATCTTTCGCAGGTTGAAACGGGAAACCTTAAACTCACATTCGACATTGCGGCTCCCGAAGCTATTGCGAAGTTTGCCATTGATGCCGTAAAGCTTCAGGCCGAACAAAAATCAATTCAGCTAAGCCTAAATTGCAACGAAAATTTGCCCAAGGTAAATGCCGATGTTCAAAAAACGGTTTGGGTGCTGGTTAATTTCTTGTCGAATGCTTTACGTTACAGCGGCGAAAAATCGACGGTAATTATCGATGTTTTTGAAAAGGATCAATATGTTCAGTTTTCAGTGAAAGACTTTGGCAAAGGGATAGATGAAAAGTACCAGAAACGCTTGTTCGATCGCTACTTTCAGGTACCGACCGATGGCCAGAACAAATCGGGATCAGGATTGGGGCTGGCCATTTCGAAAGATTTTATCGAAGCTGAAAATGGGATAATCTGGGTTGATAGTGCAATTGGCGAAGGAAGCCGATTTAGTTTCCGCTTGCCCGCTGTGGGTTGATAGGCAATGTTGTTTAGTTAAAACGAAGAAATATTGTCAGCCTGAACTTCCATTTTTTAGCGAAAAAAATCAATAGGAAGTGACGATGCTGTTGGGATTAGTGCACGCTCTGATGGGGGTCGTCATTTCGACCGAAGTGCTCCAAAGGAGCTCCTTTGGAGGAGAAATCTTTGAACAAAGCCAGGTTCAAAGATTTCTCGGCTACGCTCGAAATGACGATTTTTGTGTTGTTTTCGAAAAACATCGATGATAACAGCCGCCAATATCGTTTAGTTAAGGATAAAACTAAGAAACATTGTCACCCTGAGCATTTCGACTGGAGTTTATCTTGAGCGTAGACGAAAGGCTCAATACAGGCTTAGTCGAAGGGCAAATGTCTGTAGATTTTTTCTATCGAAAAGTCTTCGATTGCTTTTATCCCAACTAAATGAAATTGGATTAACACGACGAGATTAAGCGCCAAACCTAATCCACTTATCGCCCTCGTGGCCAAAAATGAACGAACCGGGGTGCAGCATCTCGGCAATATCTTCTATTAACGCTACCACATTTTCGGCCGTTCGGCTTCTGTTTACATCATCGTTTAGCAAAATGATCCTATTATTCTTTACCGCTTGCCATTCGGGGTTTAAAACGGCGGGCACTTCCCGCATCAGGTCGGTTAAGGTTTTGCCGGGTTCATAATAAATGATAAATGCAGCGCCTAAAATGTCTGTTTCAAGCATCCCTCCTGCCATTGCAATTTCTTCGGCCAGCAAATAATTCGAATTGTTCGCGGCATCTAAGCAGGCCACCGGCATTTTATCCATAAACTTAATTTTATGTTCTACCAAATCCAAACGTTCCTGTAATTCTTCTTGCTGAGCGGTATCAAGGCCAATAAATAACTCGTTTAAAAAAGACATCTGCATTAAATTTATTAATTTGTGCAAAAATAACATTCCTACACTCATGCGAGGCTCATTTAAGTATATATTTTGGATTTTTTGCAGTATAATATTTATTTCATGTACCAAAAACACAAACAATAAGGACAAAAAAGTCTTCAATATTAATCTCGATCAAGGTTTAACGTCAATCGATCCGGCTTTTGCCCGAAACCAGAATGCAATTTGGATGACCAACCAGATTTTTAATGGATTGGTTCAAATTAACGATTCGTTAAAAACCGTTCCATGCATTGCAAAAAGTTGGAAGGTTTCGCCAGATGCACTCACTTACACTTTCCATTTAAGGAACGACGTTTTTTTTCACGACGATCCGATTTTTAAAAATGGCAAAGGGCGAAAAGTTGTAGCCAGCGATTTTGCTTACAGTTTCTATCGCCTCATCGACCCCAAGGTGGCTTCATCGGGCGGATGGATTTTTAGCGATAAAGTAAAAGATCAGCACAGTTTTGTAGCCCTAAACGATACGACATTTCAGATCCAGCTTGTTCGGCCATTTCCGCCATTTATGAATCTGCTTACCACCCAGTATTGCTCGGTTGTGCCCAAAGAAGTTGTAGAACACTATGGAAAGGACTTTAGAAGCCACCCAGTGGGAACGGGCCCGTTTCGATTTAAATATTGGAAAGAGGGCGAAATTTTGGTGCTCCTAAAAAATGACCATTATTTCGAGAAAGATGAAAAAGGAACGCCCCTACCCTATTTAGACGCTGTGAAAGCCACTTTTATAACCGATAAGCAAAGCGGCTTCATGAGTTTCGTAAAAAAAGACCTCGATTTTTATTACAACGTTGACGGGAGTTACCGCGACGATATCCTTACGAAAAGTGGCAAAATGAGTGCAAAGTATAAAGGAAAGTTTACGGTAACGAAAAGCCCATATTTATGTACCGAGTACGTTGGGATATTGGTTGATACGAATTTAGCTATTGTAAAAAACTCGCCTTTGCGCATTAAAAAAATCAGACAGGCGATAAATTACTCGATCGATCGCGATAAACTGATCAAGTACTTGCGCAACGGAATTGGTATCGCGGCTACCTCGGGCTTTATCCCCAAAGGGATGCCGGGGTTTGATAGCACAGCAGTTCGCGGTTATGTTTATAACCCCACAAAAGCCGCCAATTTGTTAAGAGAAGCGGGTTTCCCTGAAGGTAGGGGCTTGCCCGAAATTACCCTGAACACTACCACAACGTATAAAGATTTGATTGAATTTATTCAGGGTGAACTTACAGCCGTTGGTATAAAGACGAAAATTGATGTGAGTCCGAGTGCAAGCCTGAGGGATTTGATGTCCAAAAACCATGTTAATTTTTTTAGGGGATCATGGCTGGCGGATTATGCAGATGGCGAGAATTTCCTCTCGATGTTTTACTCCAAGAATAAGGTGCCTAACGGACCGAACTATTTTGCTTTTTACAATAAGGATTTCGATAGGCTGTTTGAACAGAGCTATTACGAGGCCGACGACGAAAAGCGTTTCGAATTGTACCGCAAAATGGATCAATTGGTGATGGATAATTCTCCGGTTGTACCGTTATTTTACGATCAGTCGGTGGTTATGCTTCAAAACAATATTAGCGGATATTCTTTTAATCCTTTGAGCTTGATGATCTTGAAACGGATTCAGAAAAACTAATTATAGATGCTTTTGAGGCTGGTTTAGAGTTAATGCATTAAAATTAAATATGAGTGACATTTATCATCCTTGTCATCTTTCCCGCGCAGGCGGGAATTCTAATGCAAGGCGGCCAAGTTTTTGTGCATTAAGATCCCTCCCGAAGCTTCGGGAAGGATGACGACCGTTCATAGTTCGTGTTTCATTCATTCGGCTAACACATAGACTAAACATCGGTAATTCAGTCAAATACCAATGGTAATTTAATTTATTGCATAAAAATTAATTGAACGGCGTTTATAACTAAGTCGTCCTTTCGACTGTAGCGTAGCGGAACGGAGAAATCTTTCACATTTGGTTGTTGAGGACACTAATAATTAAGGGAGCCTACCCTTGGTCGGTGTCCTCACCGACCAATAAAAAAATAAAATAAATGCTTCTAAAAGGGTCGTCCTTTCGAGCGCAGCCGAGAAATCTCTATCCAAGGTTCAAAGATTTCTCCACTTTGGTCGAAAGGACGTTTCACATTTGGTTGGTGAGGACGCCAACCACTAAGGGCGCCTACCGCTTGGTCGGTGTCCCCACCGACCAATTAAAGTCAAGCCGGGCAACAAAAAATTAGCCACGGAAACTCCGAAGTCACGGATAATAATTGAAAATATTCCGTGTTTTCCGTGCTTCCGTGGCAACATAACGCTCATGTTTTGTCGTCAGCGTACGCAGAAACAGAAAAGGCTAGCAAGGAAAACTAAAAAGCGATTTCCTGAGGTGGTGACAAAGAAGGCGCTGGCGACTTAAGGTGTTTGACATTTGGTTGGTGAGGACACCAACCATTAAGGGCGACTAAGGTGTTGCAAATCACTTCCCCATCAATTTTCGTTTCAAAAAATCGGCGGTAGCTGCACTTACCTTTACCCCGTTGGAAAATTTCATCCAATGGTGTGTATCATCAGGAATTGCCAAAAACTCAAACTCGAACTTTTTATCCTCAAAACGTTTGGCCAGATCAACGCTTTGGCCGAAAGCCACATTCCGGTCATCGTCGGCATGAATGATTAAGGTTGGCGATGTCCAGGTATTGATGTAAGTTACTGGCGACGACTCCTGGGCAATTTTAGCGGCCAGTGCGGCATCGGGCGCAGGTGGTCTGCCTTCTGTTGCTGCGCTGCTGAACCTGTTGTTTACACCATGAATATCAACGCCCGCGGCAAATAACTTCGAATCTTTTCCTAAAGCCAAAGCCGTAAGATAACCGCCGTACGAACCTCCGTAAATGCCAATCTTTGTGGCATCGATGTTCGGTTGCTGCGCCAGCCACTCTCCCGCAGCTTTTATATCCTGATACTCAGCTGCACCTTGGGCACCTGCATTTAATGGCTTGTGAAAGTTGAACCCGTAACCCAGTCCCAACCGATAATTAACAGACAACACAGTGAAGCCCATGCTTACCAAATATTGATTTAAAGCATAATCGATCGAATAATAATCCATCGGGCTCCAGCCTAAATACATCTGGCGTTGCGGGCCGCCGTGTACATAAACAATGGCGGGATGTTTTCTATTTGCGTTTTGGGGCGAAAACAGTTGCCCATATACCATATTTCCATCTGCTGCCTTAAACTGTACATGTTTCGGCGTAACCATTTTTTTTGTCGGAAAATCGCTTGGAATCAACTCTTCGCCAATGAGTTTGATCGATTTATTACTTTCTAAAAGTGCAGGCAACAACGGACGTTGTGCGGTAGCGCTCAAACAAAAAACCCGTTTCCCATCAGCTGAAACCACCGGATTGGCTTCAATCCCCGGGCCCGAGCTCAGTGCTTGCATATCGGCCCGATGTACCGAAACCTTGTAAATATGTCGTCTATCGAGGTCGTCGGCGTTTAGGCCGGTATTTGCGGCAAAAACCAATGTTCTCTTATCTCTGCTTAATTCGATATTTTCTACAACAAAATTTCCTGGCGTTAGCAGTATCTTTTTCGATCCATCGGGATTCATTGAATACAAATGTGGCCAGCCATCTTCGTACGAAGTGAATACGATGCGTCCATCGGCCCAATGCAGGTTTGCGCCTCCCGCTATAGACGGATAAGAACCGCTTATTGTTTCGGGTGCTTTCCAAATGCGCTTTCCAATTCCAGTGGCTACATTCACTGTCCAAATGGCCCAGGGCTGGTGTTTTCTGGTCAAAATCGAATCGGGCTCACCACCTGCGCCGGGCGTTCTTACAAATGCAATTTCCTTTCCGTCGGGCGACCAAACGGGCATGTTATCTCTCGAAAAAGAAGGGAGCAGCCATCGAATTGGCGTATTTTGATCGGTATAAATGCCAATAAAAGCATGGTCGTTGCGGTTACTTACAAAGGCAAGCTTTGACCCATCGGGCGACCATTTATAACCGGAGTTGGTTCCCTTGGCGGAGAACATATTCTTAGCCGGTACAGATCCATCTAAGGCTGCAATCTTGATTTGACCGGCCGTTGCATAAACCACATCCTTACTGTTAGGAGCTATTAACGGGTGGTCGCCCTCCCCTATCGTAATTAAATTTCCGCCAGTAAAAGGAATGGCAAATACCTGCATTTTTGGAGCTACCGGCATCGAACCTGCATTTACGGGCCCGCCATCACGGCCGCCATGATCGCCGCCGCGAACAAACACAATCCACTTGCCATCATCTGAAATAGATAAACTCGTAAGCTCTTGCCCGTCGTCGTCGGTGTAATTTGTAATCTTTGTCACTTTATAATCGGGTGCTGTTGCCATATAAATGTTTCTTTTTCCCTTTTCATTTGCAGCCCACGCAATGTTCGATCCCGTTTGGGAAGCTACCAGCTCTGACGGAAATGGATAGCTTAATACGGCCTCAATGGAAAAAGATTGGCTGAAAACCGGGCTCGAAAATAGGGTAAACAGTAAAATAAACAGATTTCTCGTCATGTTTTAAAATTTGAAGGAAATTATCAAAAAAAGCCCTAACCAAGTATGGAAAGGGCTTTGAATTGTTGTTTTTCATAAAATTGTTACTGATCCCACCACAACTTGGTCGTTCTGGGAACGTCAGTAGGCACGTTGCTACCGTTTTTGCTTCTTTCTCCCTGCGGATAATCCAATCGGCGGATGAATGTTGGAAGGGCAGCATTAGCAGGCATACTAAAATCTTTGTACTTGTAATCAAATCGACGTGCGTCGTTCCACGCTTCGGGGTTGAGGTAAGTTGCGATGTATTTTTCCTTGAAGATCAAATCTTTCGTAAAGGCCGCCACCCCTACTGCAACGGTTGGTTGAGCAAGGTAAGCCAGCTTATCTTCAACAGCCACCTGAAACTTATCCATATTGGCACGAATACCTTCGAGGTACGCATTGTACGACCTTGTCTTATCGATATTGAAAGCCGCTTCGGCCTCAATAAATTTCAGTTCGGCATAGGTTACCAGAAAAATCGGCGATGTATTGCCCGTCCATGGCGAATTTATGGAAATGTAGTTTTCATCTTTTCTGGTGTTTGCCCCCGGTAAGCGGTTGCCGGCACCATTTACGGTTCCGATATATTTGCCATCCACGGTTTTGTCGGTAATTTTTGCCAATCGCGGATCTACAACTCCGGGGTATGTTGTGCCATTCAGGGCATCAATCAGTTGCTCAGAAAGCCATCCCCCCAACGATTGGTTTGCATTATCTACGGCAACGGTAGCCCAAAAATTACGTATTCTAAAGGTCTGCATTCTGGCGTCCTCATCATTGCTGGTAAACGATTTGCTTACGGCATCTAAAACAGCGGTCGGGTTGTAGGTACTGGTTTTACTCACTTTATTCAGCAATCGTGCTTTAATGGCATAGGCCATTTTTAACCAGTTGGCCCGTTCTGTGGCGACTGTTGTGCCGTAAATAAGGTCGCTTGTTGCCGCCAGTTTAACCTGCGAATCTGTTTTGGCCAGCTCCGTTATAGCCTCATCTATCAATGCCATCGACTGGGTGTAAACCTCTTGCTGCTTATCGTATTTTGGTACTAAATTATTAATATCAAAGGCTTCTGAAAAAGGAGCATCGCCCCATAAATCGTTCACCATAATTAAGTTGTAGGCAATTAGCACATCTGCCACGCCTTTATACTCGCTCGAATTGAGTGTAACGGCAAGTTTCTTCATTTCGTTGGCATCGGCCATGGCAAAATAAAGCGCATCCCAGGTGCTACTAAAGTCGATCGATTGGAAGGTGTCGCCAGCGGCGCTTGCCGAAGGATTGGCCGTATATTGCACGTAAGGCAAAATAATGGTGGCCACATTGTAATTATTTAATCCGGCCTTGTAGGTTGATGTGGCCAGTAAGGCGTTTAAGTTCGGCGCCGTAACCTGATTGGGGTTATCAGCCACTTTATCAAAGTAGCTGTCTTTACAGCTTTGCAACCCTAGTGCTGCAACCATCGCCGAGAATAATGTGTATTTTATAATCTTTTGCATCGTAATTCTTTTTAAAAACCAACATTAAGCGTAAACATAATGGTACGTGCCGATGGATAGGTAAAACCCGCAGAACCATCGTTATTGCTGCCCGCATCGTAAGAGCTCGATTCTGGATCTACACCGTAGTATTTAGTCCATAACCAAAGATTGTTTCCTGTTACCGAAACAGAAGCGTTTTTTATGGCCTTTTGGGGCAACCATTTTTCGGGTAATCGGTACGATAGGCTTGCTGAACGTAAACGCACCCACGAAGCATCGCTAACAAAGGGTTCCGACACATTTCTGTAGAATCTGCGGTAATAACCTTCGCCATAATCTACACCATCAGGCGCTATCCTCTGGCCTAGCCAAACTTGTTTGGTATTCGGTTCTCCGCTGGCCAATACGCCGTCAAAAACCTTAAAGCTTCTTCTATCAACAGTATAATCGGGTAAGCCAAATGCAGAGTAAAAATCCTCAAGCCAATTGTATTTTTCAAAACCTAACCGCGCATCAAATAAAAGATTCAAGCTGAAATTTTTGTAAGTAAACGTGTTGCCCAAACCTACAATATAATTGGGTTGAGAATTACCTAACAAACGTTGCGTTCCGCCAGAAATGATTGGAAAACCGTTGGCGTCAATTAGCAAGGGAAGATTTTTATCCAAAATAATGGGATCTTGAGGCGATGCCGAATAGCGTTGGAAATAACTTCCGTAAATGTTTCCGTAAGGCTGCCCCTCGATCAGTTTCATAGTAACGCCAGCATTTCCGTAACCTCGGGCTGCGCCGTATACAATTTCGGTAATACCATTTGGCATCGAAAGTACCTTGTTTCTATTGGCTGATAGATTAAGGTTTACGCTCCAATTAAAGTTTTGACTCACGATTGGCCTACCATTAATT from Pedobacter endophyticus includes:
- a CDS encoding SusD/RagB family nutrient-binding outer membrane lipoprotein yields the protein MQKIIKYTLFSAMVAALGLQSCKDSYFDKVADNPNQVTAPNLNALLATSTYKAGLNNYNVATIILPYVQYTANPSASAAGDTFQSIDFSSTWDALYFAMADANEMKKLAVTLNSSEYKGVADVLIAYNLIMVNDLWGDAPFSEAFDINNLVPKYDKQQEVYTQSMALIDEAITELAKTDSQVKLAATSDLIYGTTVATERANWLKMAYAIKARLLNKVSKTSTYNPTAVLDAVSKSFTSNDEDARMQTFRIRNFWATVAVDNANQSLGGWLSEQLIDALNGTTYPGVVDPRLAKITDKTVDGKYIGTVNGAGNRLPGANTRKDENYISINSPWTGNTSPIFLVTYAELKFIEAEAAFNIDKTRSYNAYLEGIRANMDKFQVAVEDKLAYLAQPTVAVGVAAFTKDLIFKEKYIATYLNPEAWNDARRFDYKYKDFSMPANAALPTFIRRLDYPQGERSKNGSNVPTDVPRTTKLWWDQ
- a CDS encoding ABC transporter substrate-binding protein; amino-acid sequence: MRGSFKYIFWIFCSIIFISCTKNTNNKDKKVFNINLDQGLTSIDPAFARNQNAIWMTNQIFNGLVQINDSLKTVPCIAKSWKVSPDALTYTFHLRNDVFFHDDPIFKNGKGRKVVASDFAYSFYRLIDPKVASSGGWIFSDKVKDQHSFVALNDTTFQIQLVRPFPPFMNLLTTQYCSVVPKEVVEHYGKDFRSHPVGTGPFRFKYWKEGEILVLLKNDHYFEKDEKGTPLPYLDAVKATFITDKQSGFMSFVKKDLDFYYNVDGSYRDDILTKSGKMSAKYKGKFTVTKSPYLCTEYVGILVDTNLAIVKNSPLRIKKIRQAINYSIDRDKLIKYLRNGIGIAATSGFIPKGMPGFDSTAVRGYVYNPTKAANLLREAGFPEGRGLPEITLNTTTTYKDLIEFIQGELTAVGIKTKIDVSPSASLRDLMSKNHVNFFRGSWLADYADGENFLSMFYSKNKVPNGPNYFAFYNKDFDRLFEQSYYEADDEKRFELYRKMDQLVMDNSPVVPLFYDQSVVMLQNNISGYSFNPLSLMILKRIQKN
- a CDS encoding HAMP domain-containing sensor histidine kinase, with translation MKIKTKLRLGFGFLFIVVLSFGLIAIFFLNELSDKSKVILKDNYKSLQYVSAMRNIIDKNTFPLPIQDAKKFEKNLTEESKNITEDGEKIAVRRLASAYQALQRGFTNGNMRTLRSTLQQIEQINLQAIYAKNELANASSVRANLYISIAALFSFLILFVFIVNFPGFVANPLAEFTDAIKQIGKKNYKQRLHFKNDDEFTELAEAFNGMVVKLNEWENSNLSKLKSEKSRIEAIIAQMQDAIIGLNEKGEVLFLNQLAAKLMNLDEKKAIGQNVAELIKKNELLKRIISPDTGDKTLKIYADNKESYFLLEDREIVIPVYGEQDEQALVAASKSAGSVYILKNITQFKELDEAKTNFIATVSHELKTPLSSIKMSLKLLNDERIGAMNDEQIQLLTHIREDSDRLLKITGELLDLSQVETGNLKLTFDIAAPEAIAKFAIDAVKLQAEQKSIQLSLNCNENLPKVNADVQKTVWVLVNFLSNALRYSGEKSTVIIDVFEKDQYVQFSVKDFGKGIDEKYQKRLFDRYFQVPTDGQNKSGSGLGLAISKDFIEAENGIIWVDSAIGEGSRFSFRLPAVG
- a CDS encoding sensor protein KdpD, which produces MQEKDDSVKHFLELVQKSRKGKLKIYLGMSPGVGKTYRMLQDSRALLRNGVDICIGYIETHKRAETEAMLEGLPVLPRKKIFYRGKEIEEMDLSGILNRHPEIVVVDELAHSNSHGSKNSKRWQDVYDLLEAGISVISAVNIQHLESINEEIGQITGVVVTERVPDKILEMADELVNIDLAADELIGRLKEGKIYAKDKINSALTNFFQVDKILQLRELALKEAVHQLERKIQTEIPKSVKLRKERFLACISSNPETAGVVIRKTARLASYYRSPWIVLYVQSDAERFDRIKLDKQRHLINHFKLATTLGAEVMKLKSNRITETIIDVAADKEISTICIGKPHLNIFQVIIRTAIFNQLLRNLAAKDIDLVVLS
- a CDS encoding S9 family peptidase; this encodes MTRNLFILLFTLFSSPVFSQSFSIEAVLSYPFPSELVASQTGSNIAWAANEKGKRNIYMATAPDYKVTKITNYTDDDGQELTSLSISDDGKWIVFVRGGDHGGRDGGPVNAGSMPVAPKMQVFAIPFTGGNLITIGEGDHPLIAPNSKDVVYATAGQIKIAALDGSVPAKNMFSAKGTNSGYKWSPDGSKLAFVSNRNDHAFIGIYTDQNTPIRWLLPSFSRDNMPVWSPDGKEIAFVRTPGAGGEPDSILTRKHQPWAIWTVNVATGIGKRIWKAPETISGSYPSIAGGANLHWADGRIVFTSYEDGWPHLYSMNPDGSKKILLTPGNFVVENIELSRDKRTLVFAANTGLNADDLDRRHIYKVSVHRADMQALSSGPGIEANPVVSADGKRVFCLSATAQRPLLPALLESNKSIKLIGEELIPSDFPTKKMVTPKHVQFKAADGNMVYGQLFSPQNANRKHPAIVYVHGGPQRQMYLGWSPMDYYSIDYALNQYLVSMGFTVLSVNYRLGLGYGFNFHKPLNAGAQGAAEYQDIKAAGEWLAQQPNIDATKIGIYGGSYGGYLTALALGKDSKLFAAGVDIHGVNNRFSSAATEGRPPAPDAALAAKIAQESSPVTYINTWTSPTLIIHADDDRNVAFGQSVDLAKRFEDKKFEFEFLAIPDDTHHWMKFSNGVKVSAATADFLKRKLMGK
- a CDS encoding ABC transporter substrate-binding protein, translated to MSFLNELFIGLDTAQQEELQERLDLVEHKIKFMDKMPVACLDAANNSNYLLAEEIAMAGGMLETDILGAAFIIYYEPGKTLTDLMREVPAVLNPEWQAVKNNRIILLNDDVNRSRTAENVVALIEDIAEMLHPGSFIFGHEGDKWIRFGA